Proteins encoded by one window of Salmonirosea aquatica:
- the prmA gene encoding 50S ribosomal protein L11 methyltransferase — translation MNYLKLKLTLSPDFTEIFMAELAELGFESFVETDEGLDAYIVETDFDEKSLRELLVKYQAITAIGYSWQALEKKNWNEEWERGYEPIEVGEAIRVRALFHEPDARFEHELLITPKMSFGTGHHETTWLVMNEQLSLPHTGVDVLDVGCGTGILAILARRLGAAALLAFDIDEWAVENTQENFSLNEVTEPAEVFQGTIAEVPAARRFGGILANINRNILLNEIPRYVQYLLPGGWLVVSGFYETDAPDIIRCAEAQGLTFQRMNTRNQWAMVVFEK, via the coding sequence TTGAACTACCTCAAATTAAAACTGACCCTTTCGCCCGACTTTACCGAGATCTTTATGGCCGAGCTGGCCGAGCTTGGCTTTGAATCATTCGTAGAAACCGACGAGGGCCTCGATGCCTACATCGTAGAAACTGATTTTGATGAAAAAAGCCTACGGGAACTGCTGGTCAAATATCAGGCTATCACAGCAATAGGGTATTCTTGGCAAGCGTTAGAGAAAAAGAACTGGAACGAGGAGTGGGAGCGGGGGTATGAGCCCATCGAGGTAGGAGAGGCGATCCGGGTACGGGCGCTGTTTCATGAGCCGGACGCTCGTTTTGAGCACGAATTACTCATCACCCCTAAGATGTCGTTCGGCACGGGCCACCACGAAACTACCTGGCTGGTGATGAACGAACAACTCAGCCTGCCCCACACGGGGGTCGACGTACTGGATGTCGGTTGTGGTACGGGCATCCTGGCCATTCTGGCCCGCAGGCTGGGGGCAGCGGCGCTGCTGGCGTTTGATATCGACGAGTGGGCGGTGGAAAATACGCAGGAAAATTTTTCGTTAAATGAAGTCACCGAACCAGCGGAGGTATTCCAGGGTACCATCGCCGAGGTACCTGCAGCGCGGCGCTTCGGCGGCATTCTGGCCAATATCAACCGTAATATTCTATTGAACGAAATCCCCCGCTATGTGCAGTACCTTTTGCCTGGGGGCTGGTTGGTGGTGAGCGGATTCTATGAAACCGATGCCCCGGATATCATCCGCTGTGCGGAAGCGCAGGGACTGACGTTCCAGCGCATGAACACCCGAAACCAGTGGGCTATGGTGGTTTTTGAAAAGTGA
- a CDS encoding transglutaminase domain-containing protein, with translation MKMKGKCVFTYQIEYPTPVSMMLRPRREGSQSVYKEGFEIEPSVHFTEFTDNYGNSCQRATLPPGTVVITSQVEVDVLETPPLPDPRPAFVPIEELPDDAMLYILPSRYCQSDLSEIHKLALEIVQDLTPGYEQVEAIRTWVHQNIEYKYGVTNSNTTALDLANNRTGVCRDFTHLVIALCRSLNIPTRMTVGYLDKLEITDLHAWVEAYLGDQWYTFDSVQDHTHGYRIEIGHGRDAADVAMVTQFGSMDLKSLDVETELLEEEGAVAQNA, from the coding sequence ATGAAAATGAAAGGAAAGTGCGTTTTTACGTACCAGATCGAGTACCCAACGCCCGTTTCCATGATGCTGCGGCCCCGTCGGGAAGGTTCACAGTCTGTTTATAAGGAAGGTTTCGAGATAGAGCCTTCGGTGCATTTCACTGAGTTTACTGACAATTACGGAAACTCTTGCCAGCGGGCTACCTTACCCCCTGGCACCGTCGTAATTACCTCACAAGTTGAGGTGGATGTGCTGGAAACCCCGCCCCTACCCGATCCAAGGCCGGCTTTCGTACCCATCGAAGAACTCCCCGATGATGCTATGCTGTATATTTTGCCGAGCCGTTACTGCCAATCGGACCTTAGCGAAATCCACAAGCTGGCGTTAGAAATTGTCCAGGATCTCACACCTGGCTATGAGCAGGTGGAAGCTATCCGGACCTGGGTGCATCAGAATATTGAGTATAAGTATGGGGTAACTAATTCTAATACGACCGCCCTCGACCTGGCGAATAATCGCACAGGGGTTTGCCGCGATTTTACACACCTGGTCATCGCCCTCTGCCGCAGCCTCAATATTCCTACCCGCATGACGGTGGGGTACCTTGACAAACTCGAAATCACTGATTTGCATGCGTGGGTTGAAGCCTACCTGGGCGACCAGTGGTACACCTTCGATTCAGTGCAGGATCATACGCATGGGTACCGCATCGAGATTGGCCACGGGCGCGATGCCGCCGACGTAGCCATGGTTACCCAATTTGGCTCGATGGACTTAAAGTCGCTGGATGTGGAGACCGAACTTTTGGAAGAAGAAGGCGCCGTAGCTCAGAATGCCTGA
- a CDS encoding DUF6970 domain-containing protein: MIRMKTKYSILIIIVLFLIGCEKDGVPKGTPDCIERTIEGIKDDPIWNPPAKVFSYLYKGKVVYYIPQRCCDIPSILMDGECNIICSPDGGISGTGDGKCPDFFTSRSNEKLIWEDLRM; encoded by the coding sequence ATGATTCGTATGAAAACAAAATATAGTATTCTGATAATCATTGTTTTATTTTTGATTGGTTGCGAAAAAGACGGAGTGCCCAAAGGTACCCCCGATTGTATAGAACGTACTATTGAAGGTATAAAGGATGACCCGATCTGGAATCCGCCAGCTAAGGTATTTAGCTACTTGTATAAAGGGAAAGTAGTCTACTACATTCCTCAAAGATGCTGTGACATACCAAGTATATTGATGGATGGGGAATGTAACATAATCTGTTCGCCGGATGGAGGAATTAGTGGCACAGGTGATGGAAAATGTCCTGATTTCTTTACTTCCCGCTCAAATGAAAAATTAATCTGGGAGGATTTGAGAATGTAG
- a CDS encoding SDR family oxidoreductase, with protein MAINLDGVFFGMQHQIRQMLTQAGGGRIVNVASVAGLRALPNSAVYTATKHAVVGLTKAAAMEYARKNIRINAICPVFTRSALVDQLFALAPDYEQKLVKNIPLGRYGEPEDIAQAILWLCDPANSFVTGLALPLDGGMMAG; from the coding sequence ATGGCCATCAATCTGGACGGCGTTTTTTTTGGGATGCAACACCAGATCAGGCAGATGCTCACACAGGCAGGCGGTGGCCGAATTGTCAATGTAGCTTCGGTAGCCGGTTTGCGGGCTTTGCCCAACAGTGCGGTCTATACCGCCACCAAACATGCCGTCGTAGGTCTGACCAAGGCGGCGGCGATGGAGTATGCCCGCAAGAATATCCGCATCAACGCGATCTGCCCTGTATTTACGCGCTCCGCGCTTGTAGATCAACTTTTTGCTTTGGCTCCGGATTACGAGCAGAAACTGGTGAAGAATATTCCTTTAGGCCGCTACGGCGAACCCGAAGACATAGCCCAGGCCATTTTGTGGCTGTGTGATCCCGCCAATTCGTTCGTGACGGGCCTGGCGCTACCGCTGGATGGCGGCATGATGGCTGGTTGA
- a CDS encoding glycosyltransferase family 2 protein, producing the protein MISVALCTYNGEKYLPEQLESIVGQSIPVHELVVCDDGSSDRTLEILRRFSDDSPFPVRIFQNTTNLGSTRNFEKCLSLCQGDILFLCDQDDIWRADKVAKQVGYLQEHPDVDAVFSNAQIIDGFSEPTQSTIWQEVEFNESSQQLWKAGKAHEILFGGFVVTGATLALRRSTLAHLRPFPMHIPKLIHDAWIALALSLEGKIQFIAEPLVYYRMHASQQVGFGSRMEPVRLKDRLSRDRAEKLAPIRQKADDIHKIYMLLRELPYIPREKLIKLYLRQKHFERRASLPDNRFPRLIPVLKEVVAGRYKFSSRDWWLPALGDIFE; encoded by the coding sequence ATGATTTCAGTAGCCCTCTGTACCTATAACGGGGAGAAATATTTGCCCGAACAGTTGGAGAGCATAGTAGGCCAGTCGATTCCGGTACACGAACTAGTGGTGTGTGACGACGGCTCAAGCGACAGAACATTGGAAATCCTGCGACGGTTTTCGGATGACTCCCCTTTCCCGGTCCGTATTTTTCAAAATACAACGAACCTGGGCTCTACCAGGAACTTTGAGAAATGCCTTTCCCTCTGCCAGGGTGATATCCTGTTTCTGTGCGACCAGGATGATATATGGCGTGCCGACAAAGTCGCGAAGCAGGTAGGGTACCTACAGGAGCACCCTGATGTAGACGCCGTGTTTTCCAATGCCCAAATCATCGATGGCTTCTCTGAACCTACCCAATCCACGATCTGGCAGGAGGTGGAGTTCAACGAAAGCTCGCAACAGCTTTGGAAAGCAGGCAAGGCACACGAAATTTTGTTCGGGGGATTTGTGGTGACGGGTGCCACGCTGGCCCTGCGCCGATCGACTCTTGCGCACCTCAGGCCTTTTCCCATGCACATCCCCAAGTTGATCCACGATGCCTGGATTGCCCTGGCGTTGAGTCTGGAAGGAAAGATTCAGTTCATCGCAGAACCGCTCGTTTATTACCGGATGCACGCCAGCCAGCAGGTAGGTTTTGGCAGTCGGATGGAGCCCGTTCGTCTCAAGGATCGTCTTTCACGTGATCGGGCAGAAAAACTGGCTCCAATCCGCCAAAAGGCCGACGACATCCATAAAATATACATGCTTCTGCGCGAGCTGCCCTACATTCCCCGCGAGAAGCTGATAAAATTATATCTGCGTCAAAAACATTTTGAACGCCGGGCCAGCCTACCTGATAATCGCTTTCCAAGGTTGATTCCTGTGTTGAAAGAAGTGGTAGCGGGCCGCTATAAGTTCAGTAGCAGGGATTGGTGGTTACCGGCTTTGGGGGATATTTTTGAGTAA
- the plsY gene encoding glycerol-3-phosphate 1-O-acyltransferase PlsY, protein MTFGLFLITFTGAYLLGSIPTSVWYGIGYFGVDVRQHGSGNAGATNTFRILGKRAGTIVMLIDVLKGWTATCLALLLYYFNEIGEDQLLTYKIVFGLIAIVGHIFPVFVRFKGGKGVATLLGMVLAVHGELALVCITIFILTLLASQFVSLSSILATLAFPVFSLLGVFGQPDPLLVAFGFVMFILVVITHQKNIVRLLKGNENRVDLFGESKRQV, encoded by the coding sequence ATGACTTTCGGCTTATTTCTCATTACTTTCACTGGAGCTTATTTGTTAGGTTCTATTCCCACATCAGTTTGGTACGGCATCGGCTACTTTGGGGTGGATGTACGGCAGCATGGTAGCGGTAATGCCGGTGCTACCAATACGTTTCGGATTTTAGGAAAAAGGGCAGGAACGATTGTCATGTTGATCGATGTCCTGAAGGGATGGACGGCCACCTGCCTGGCCTTGCTTTTGTACTATTTTAACGAGATAGGAGAAGATCAACTGCTTACCTATAAAATCGTATTTGGACTGATTGCGATTGTGGGTCATATTTTTCCCGTATTTGTCAGATTCAAAGGCGGCAAAGGAGTGGCTACCCTGCTGGGCATGGTACTGGCGGTACATGGCGAACTGGCTCTGGTGTGCATCACCATTTTCATTCTCACTCTCCTGGCTTCGCAGTTCGTGTCCCTTAGCTCCATACTGGCTACTTTGGCTTTTCCGGTGTTTTCGCTGCTGGGTGTTTTCGGACAGCCCGATCCCCTATTGGTAGCCTTCGGTTTTGTCATGTTTATTTTGGTAGTCATCACCCATCAGAAGAACATAGTGCGGTTGTTGAAAGGTAATGAAAACCGGGTAGACCTATTCGGCGAGTCCAAGCGACAAGTCTGA
- a CDS encoding OmpA family protein → MRILPFSAWLLVLGLSLGTAQAQITDRPYVEERYSRRVSIVRVTLSEQYTIVDMQYGQPGRATLFNPFGLSNYTIQIDPKSRLYRPGDTSRRYRFIKAEGIPVTPEKKSVLPGEVVNFRLYYERLDPGIEVFDLYEGRNADIDLREENYEFWNFYGIHIKNPRSPRSEPRVPPSSPPKKSIPKEEPKEDVPIQRPPLQEPPLLDKVPEDVTITAPEIVGLMGTVYDAKTRKPIPAQLQYVDQGDSMRVGTSSGKYRLGLNGSGRYSVGAAAKGYLSTSMVVSPADSAGKNPLTYDFYLTPLAEGASITLEKIYFATSEYELLPESFDELNALVGMLRENPSMKIRIEGHTDNLGDFDKNVELSRNRANAVRDYLIKKGIDAQRLEAKGYGPTRPVGKGNSEAERQKNRRVEFVVTQI, encoded by the coding sequence ATGCGAATTTTACCGTTTTCTGCTTGGCTGCTGGTCCTCGGCCTAAGCCTGGGAACGGCCCAAGCACAAATCACCGACCGTCCTTATGTAGAAGAGCGCTATAGCCGCCGGGTCAGTATTGTCCGGGTGACGCTTTCCGAGCAGTATACCATCGTCGATATGCAGTATGGGCAACCAGGAAGAGCCACCCTTTTCAACCCTTTCGGCCTATCCAACTATACTATCCAGATCGACCCGAAAAGTCGTTTGTACAGGCCCGGCGACACCAGCCGACGGTATCGGTTCATCAAAGCGGAAGGAATTCCGGTTACTCCCGAGAAAAAGTCCGTACTGCCCGGCGAGGTGGTGAATTTTCGTCTCTATTACGAACGGCTCGATCCAGGCATCGAGGTTTTTGATCTCTACGAAGGCCGCAATGCCGATATAGACCTAAGAGAAGAAAACTATGAATTTTGGAATTTCTACGGCATCCACATCAAGAATCCCAGGTCGCCCCGCTCTGAGCCCAGGGTACCCCCATCCTCTCCTCCGAAAAAATCAATCCCTAAAGAAGAGCCCAAAGAAGATGTACCCATCCAGCGGCCTCCGCTTCAGGAACCCCCGCTGCTGGACAAGGTACCCGAAGACGTCACTATCACCGCCCCGGAAATTGTGGGCTTAATGGGAACCGTCTACGATGCCAAAACCCGCAAACCGATTCCGGCACAGTTGCAGTACGTAGACCAAGGCGACTCCATGCGGGTAGGTACCTCTTCGGGCAAGTACCGTCTGGGCCTGAATGGGAGCGGACGCTATTCCGTAGGGGCGGCGGCCAAAGGGTACCTCAGCACGAGTATGGTCGTGAGCCCGGCTGATTCGGCTGGAAAAAACCCTTTGACCTATGATTTCTACCTGACTCCGCTGGCCGAGGGCGCGAGCATAACGTTGGAAAAAATATATTTTGCGACCTCCGAATACGAGTTATTACCCGAGTCGTTCGATGAGTTGAATGCTCTGGTGGGTATGCTACGCGAAAATCCGTCCATGAAAATCCGGATCGAAGGACATACGGACAATCTGGGCGATTTTGACAAAAACGTCGAACTCTCGCGCAATCGGGCGAACGCCGTGCGGGATTACCTCATCAAGAAAGGCATCGACGCCCAGCGACTGGAAGCTAAAGGCTACGGTCCTACCCGTCCGGTAGGAAAGGGTAACTCCGAGGCAGAGCGCCAGAAAAACCGCCGGGTAGAATTTGTAGTGACTCAGATTTAG
- a CDS encoding DUF5672 family protein — translation MNMPTPPSVAVLVPLYQTALSLAERASLSQCLRVLGDYPILLVKPQGLDVTSIVNAFPLLRTQSFPDHFFTGTDSYNQLLTSPDFYQRFIEYDYVLIHQLDAYVFRDELPYWCAQKLDYIGAPTVHQEAFDALPAGAEHEFAHTLTTHRIVFNGGLSLRRVRGLIRYLNIYRRFYPAWRGNEDMLFSLEATRLIPMKLFIRLPTWQQALRFSFEKSPAASYELTHHALPFGCHAWERYAPEFWQEFIKI, via the coding sequence ATGAATATGCCTACCCCACCTTCAGTGGCTGTTTTGGTACCGCTCTATCAAACGGCGTTAAGCCTGGCCGAGCGGGCCTCTCTTTCCCAGTGCCTTCGGGTGCTGGGCGATTACCCAATCCTTCTTGTCAAGCCACAGGGACTGGATGTTACTTCGATTGTAAATGCTTTTCCTTTGCTCCGCACGCAATCTTTTCCCGATCACTTTTTCACCGGTACCGATAGCTACAACCAACTACTCACTTCGCCGGATTTCTACCAGCGTTTTATTGAATACGATTACGTACTCATCCATCAGCTAGATGCCTATGTTTTCCGTGACGAGCTACCGTATTGGTGTGCTCAGAAATTGGATTATATCGGAGCTCCTACGGTGCATCAGGAAGCATTTGACGCCCTTCCTGCCGGGGCTGAGCATGAATTCGCGCATACCCTCACTACTCACCGAATCGTTTTCAACGGCGGCCTGTCGCTGCGGCGGGTGCGGGGATTGATCCGGTATCTGAACATCTACCGCCGATTCTATCCGGCCTGGCGGGGCAACGAGGACATGCTGTTTTCGCTTGAAGCCACCCGGCTTATCCCCATGAAACTGTTCATCCGGCTACCTACCTGGCAGCAGGCGCTGCGGTTTTCCTTCGAGAAAAGCCCGGCGGCGAGCTACGAACTTACCCACCATGCGTTACCTTTCGGCTGCCACGCCTGGGAACGCTATGCCCCCGAATTCTGGCAGGAATTTATTAAAATCTGA
- a CDS encoding SDR family NAD(P)-dependent oxidoreductase, producing MPRFTDQVVLITGAGSGIGRATALYFAREGAQVIVSDINESSGQQTTSFIKAEAGRASFILCDVARPEQIASLVQQVVSEYGHLDIAINNAGIGVPCRR from the coding sequence ATGCCCCGCTTTACCGATCAAGTTGTACTCATCACAGGCGCCGGTTCGGGCATTGGCCGGGCAACGGCTTTGTACTTCGCCCGGGAAGGGGCCCAGGTGATCGTTTCCGACATCAATGAATCGAGCGGACAGCAAACCACCTCGTTCATCAAGGCCGAGGCAGGCCGCGCGTCGTTCATTCTGTGTGATGTAGCCAGGCCCGAACAGATAGCCAGTCTGGTGCAACAGGTGGTTTCTGAATATGGACATCTGGATATTGCAATTAACAATGCCGGCATTGGGGTACCCTGTCGAAGGTAG
- the accC gene encoding acetyl-CoA carboxylase biotin carboxylase subunit has protein sequence MFKKILIANRGEIALRIIRTCREMGIKTVAVYSTADRDSLHVRFADEAVCIGPPASRLSYLSIQNIISAAEVTGADAIHPGYGFLSENSEFSQICADYGIKFIGATAEQINGMGDKATAKATMRDAEVPVIPGSEGLLESIEEGKVLAADMGYPVILKATAGGGGRGMRIVTKEAEFEKAWNDARQESGAAFGNDGLYLEKFVEEPRHIEIQIIGDQYGKVCHLSERDCSIQRRHQKLVEETPSPAITPELREKMGEAAIKGAQAIGYEGAGTVEFLVDKHGNFFFMEMNTRIQVEHPITEEVTDFDLIKEQIKVAAGEPISGRNYTPKLFAMECRINAEDPANSFRPSPGKITNLHFPGGHGVRIDSHVYSGYTIPPNYDSMIAKLIVSGQSRAEVITRMKRALQEFVIEGIKTTIPFHIKLMDDEGFRSGNFTTKFLESFDFSDL, from the coding sequence ATGTTTAAAAAAATACTCATTGCCAACCGGGGAGAGATCGCCCTGCGGATTATCCGTACCTGTCGCGAAATGGGCATCAAAACCGTAGCGGTTTATTCTACGGCGGACCGCGATAGTCTCCATGTACGCTTTGCCGACGAGGCCGTGTGCATTGGTCCCCCCGCGAGCCGCCTCTCGTACCTTAGTATTCAGAATATCATCTCAGCGGCCGAAGTGACCGGCGCTGATGCCATCCACCCTGGCTATGGCTTTTTGTCAGAAAATTCCGAGTTTTCCCAGATTTGTGCCGACTACGGAATCAAGTTCATTGGGGCCACCGCTGAGCAGATCAACGGCATGGGGGACAAGGCCACGGCCAAAGCCACCATGCGGGATGCGGAGGTACCCGTCATTCCTGGCTCTGAGGGGCTTCTGGAATCCATAGAGGAAGGCAAGGTCTTAGCGGCCGATATGGGCTATCCGGTTATTTTGAAAGCCACAGCCGGTGGTGGCGGACGCGGCATGCGCATCGTTACTAAGGAAGCGGAATTTGAAAAAGCCTGGAATGATGCCCGTCAGGAATCCGGCGCGGCTTTCGGAAACGACGGCCTCTATCTGGAAAAATTCGTGGAAGAGCCTCGCCATATCGAAATTCAGATTATTGGCGATCAGTATGGTAAGGTATGCCACCTATCGGAACGCGATTGCTCCATTCAGCGGCGGCATCAGAAACTGGTTGAGGAAACGCCTTCCCCTGCCATTACCCCCGAACTCCGGGAGAAAATGGGTGAGGCGGCCATCAAAGGCGCGCAGGCCATCGGCTACGAAGGTGCGGGCACGGTGGAGTTTCTGGTGGATAAGCATGGCAATTTCTTCTTCATGGAGATGAACACCCGGATTCAGGTGGAACACCCCATAACCGAAGAAGTGACGGATTTCGATTTGATTAAAGAACAGATTAAAGTGGCTGCCGGAGAACCCATTTCGGGCCGTAACTATACGCCCAAGCTCTTTGCGATGGAATGTCGTATCAATGCGGAAGATCCTGCCAATAGCTTTCGGCCCAGCCCGGGCAAGATCACCAACTTACACTTTCCCGGTGGGCATGGCGTCAGGATCGATAGCCATGTGTACAGTGGCTATACCATTCCGCCCAATTACGACTCCATGATTGCTAAACTCATCGTGAGTGGGCAATCGCGCGCCGAGGTTATTACGCGCATGAAGCGGGCACTACAGGAGTTTGTGATTGAAGGTATCAAGACGACCATTCCTTTCCACATCAAGCTCATGGACGATGAGGGTTTCCGCTCGGGGAACTTCACCACGAAGTTTTTGGAAAGTTTCGATTTTAGTGATTTGTAG
- a CDS encoding isochorismatase family protein, with amino-acid sequence MNSDKKITLLIIDAQFDFCAPQGALYVPGAEQDVERLVALISRASEQIGHIVATLDTHQVLDIAHPGFWKNTAGQSPEPFTPISSADVENGTWVPRFDVNYARQYVHSLEEQDEFQHFIWPEHCLAGTHGAALVDSVARALREWSHRSQRNYQTVTKGEHPLAEHFGVFRAQIPVPGSPKTELNQHLLDELAQNDEIWIAGEARSHCVATSLRQIMKYAPSLVPKVIMLTDCMSDVTGLGYLADPIYAEARKLGVRFTTSVELMP; translated from the coding sequence ATGAACTCTGATAAAAAAATAACCCTCCTGATTATTGATGCCCAGTTCGATTTCTGCGCCCCCCAGGGTGCGCTGTACGTGCCGGGTGCCGAACAGGATGTGGAGCGGTTGGTTGCCTTGATTAGCCGGGCGTCTGAGCAGATCGGGCACATTGTGGCTACCCTCGACACGCATCAGGTTTTGGACATTGCCCATCCCGGCTTTTGGAAAAACACCGCCGGGCAAAGCCCCGAGCCCTTCACGCCTATAAGTTCAGCCGATGTAGAAAACGGAACATGGGTACCCCGTTTCGATGTCAATTATGCCCGCCAGTACGTACATTCATTGGAAGAACAGGATGAATTTCAGCATTTTATCTGGCCCGAGCACTGCCTGGCCGGTACGCATGGTGCGGCTTTGGTTGATTCCGTGGCGCGCGCTCTTCGTGAGTGGTCGCATCGCTCCCAGCGCAACTACCAGACGGTAACAAAAGGAGAACATCCGCTGGCAGAACACTTTGGGGTGTTCCGGGCCCAGATTCCGGTACCTGGTAGCCCTAAGACTGAACTCAACCAGCACCTGCTTGACGAACTGGCTCAAAATGACGAAATCTGGATCGCGGGAGAGGCTCGCTCACACTGCGTAGCAACAAGCTTACGGCAAATTATGAAGTACGCACCCTCCTTGGTTCCCAAAGTAATAATGCTCACCGATTGCATGTCCGATGTTACAGGACTTGGGTACCTGGCCGATCCCATTTACGCTGAGGCACGAAAGTTAGGAGTCAGGTTTACTACTTCGGTTGAGTTAATGCCCTAG
- a CDS encoding alpha/beta hydrolase family protein, translated as MKNNLLLSVFFIAQSLLALAQYDESKVPPYTLPELMVTQAGKKVRTVKEWEAQRRPEILALFAEQVYGKTPTKKLRIHFETVSTDRQALNSLATRKQIRAYFTDDRQHYMDILLYTPNAAQKPVPVFLGLNFSGNQSIHADPGILITKRWVPDWKDPGLINNQATEANRGARARRWPVEEILARGYGLATVYYGDLQPDRADSFDESIHSLFYNKGQTVPSPDEWGAIGTWAWGLSRAMDYLETDQDVDKKRVAVMGHSRLGKAALWAGAQDPRFALVISNDSGEGGAAITRRQYGEQIKRINTSFPHWFAGNYKQYNDRENDLPVDFHELIAIMAPRPVYVASASEDQWSDPKGEYLSLYHAGPVYALYGRSTLTTPIPPEVEVPVGQKTWTGYHMRNGKHDILLYDWDKFMNFADFHFKRK; from the coding sequence ATGAAAAACAATCTCCTGCTATCCGTTTTTTTTATTGCGCAGTCTTTGCTGGCATTGGCACAGTATGATGAAAGCAAGGTACCCCCCTATACATTACCCGAACTGATGGTGACTCAGGCGGGCAAAAAGGTCAGGACGGTCAAAGAATGGGAAGCGCAGCGCCGCCCCGAGATTTTGGCTCTTTTTGCCGAACAGGTCTATGGAAAAACGCCTACGAAGAAGTTACGCATCCACTTTGAAACTGTCTCAACCGATCGCCAGGCCCTGAACAGTTTGGCAACCCGCAAGCAGATCAGGGCGTACTTTACGGACGACAGGCAGCACTACATGGACATTTTACTGTATACACCCAATGCCGCTCAGAAACCCGTACCGGTTTTTCTGGGGCTGAATTTTTCGGGCAACCAATCCATTCATGCCGATCCGGGTATCTTAATCACCAAACGCTGGGTACCCGACTGGAAAGATCCCGGCCTTATAAATAATCAGGCTACCGAAGCCAACCGTGGTGCTCGGGCCCGGCGCTGGCCCGTAGAGGAAATTCTGGCGCGGGGTTATGGACTGGCCACAGTATACTATGGCGATCTGCAACCCGACCGGGCCGATAGCTTCGACGAAAGCATCCATTCATTATTTTATAATAAAGGACAGACAGTACCCAGTCCGGACGAATGGGGAGCTATTGGTACTTGGGCGTGGGGATTGAGCCGGGCGATGGACTACCTGGAAACAGACCAGGATGTCGACAAAAAACGAGTGGCCGTTATGGGGCATTCCCGCCTGGGTAAGGCCGCCTTGTGGGCAGGGGCCCAGGACCCGCGTTTTGCACTTGTCATCTCCAATGACTCGGGCGAAGGTGGGGCAGCCATCACCCGCCGTCAGTATGGTGAGCAGATCAAGCGGATCAACACTAGCTTTCCGCACTGGTTTGCCGGAAATTACAAGCAGTACAACGACCGGGAGAATGACTTGCCCGTAGATTTTCATGAATTGATCGCAATCATGGCCCCGCGCCCGGTGTACGTAGCCAGTGCTTCCGAGGACCAATGGTCCGATCCGAAAGGAGAGTACCTCAGTCTCTACCACGCGGGTCCGGTTTATGCTCTGTATGGCCGTTCTACTCTTACCACGCCGATTCCGCCCGAAGTAGAGGTACCCGTTGGTCAGAAGACCTGGACGGGCTATCACATGCGTAACGGCAAGCACGATATATTACTTTACGATTGGGACAAGTTTATGAATTTCGCGGATTTCCATTTCAAACGGAAATAA